The genomic DNA CTGCATTGAACGCGCGTCGCAGCGCGGTGTTCCTGGGGTTGGTCACCGATGGCGCCACGATCGATGGCGAGCCGCGGACGCTCACGGAAATTGGCAAGATGCTGGATGAGTCGTACCAGCAGTACCCCGATCAGTGGACAATCATCGACACCTGCAGCGTCAGCATGAAGGCCGTCATTCGCCCGTTGAGGAAGCCGAGCAAGACCAAGCGCAAACCTCGCCCTCCAGAGAGCTCGTCGTGGTCCGCCGAGTGTGAGGTGCTCCGGCACCGCGGAGGTGAGGTCAGCGTGGTCACGACGAACTACGTCGTGGCAGGCAGCGGCAGACTGCAGAGCGTCGACGACATCCGCACCAGTCGTCCCTGGGCCAAGCCGTGAACGGTCGAACGCGGGGGCTGATGCTCTTCGCGGTTTCGGTCTGCGTTGGCTGTGCGCGGGGTGGTGAACCGCCCGCCGGCAAGGCACCGGCGTTCTCGCGTCCCGCGGCGCCCGCCCGGATGAGTCAGACGGGCTCCAAGGCGGCGAACGCTCCCAGCGCTAGAACGGCGGCAATACGCTCCGCAGCTCCCGAGCCCGCGCTGGGCGTCGAGGATCGCGGTGTGTTTCCCGACCTGGACGCTCGGGTGCAGTTGCCCGCCCCGCCAGCCGGCAAGGTGCTCAGCGCCATTGTCGACGAACGCCACCAGCTGCTCGTGGTCTACGTCGATGCGTGGCCGTACAAGGTCTACCCGCTGGGCGGTGAGGCCGAGCTGACGGTTGGAAAGTTCTCTCTCGCAATGCGAGCCGGTGATCGCGCCGAGCTCGTGGGCGCCGAGCTCGGCCTGCGCCGGTTGGGTTCCTCGGAGGCGGCGCCGCCGGGGGATTTCGACGGCGACGGCATCCCTGACCCGCTCGACGTGCTGATAGGCGCCCACAAGACCGTGCTGGATGGCGCGGAGTACGACGACGGCTATTTCTCGTTGAAGTACCCGAACGGCGATCCGCCTCGCTCCCGCGGGGCCTGTGTGGACGTGATCGTGCGGGCGGTGCGCAACGCCGGCGTCGATCTACAGGCCGGCGTGATCTCCGACGAGCGCGCAGTGCCGGAGCTCTACGGAGTGAAGCACCCCGATCCGAGCATCGATCACCGGCGAGTGAAGAACGCGATCACCTACTTCAAGCGGCATTGGGTCCCGCACTCGCGAGAGCTCGCCGACGTAAACGACCCGATCCGGCCTGGGGATGTCGTCTTCCTCGATACGTTTCCCAGCCGGCCTGGTCCCGACCACGTTGGCATCGTGAGTCAAGAGAGCGGCTCGAGCGGGTACCCGCTGGTGATCAATCTCTGGACGTTCGGCTACAAGACGCAAGCGATGGACTTGCTCGAGTCAGTGCCGGTGACCCACCGCTTCCGGTTCCCAAGCCGCGCGCCGAGTTGACGCGGTCGCCGCTGCGCGCTCGCGTTGCAGACGCATGCGGGTCGCGCTGCCGGGGCGTGCGACGCGAATCAACTGCCGGTGCGCTGCATTCGCCGCTGATGCCGCCGGCCGAGGCGAGTCATCCAGGGCAGCATCTTCGAGCCGAGGGTGGGGAAGGCCCCAACCAGCTTCGAGAACATGCGCTGCCCGGACCCCGGTGCTGGGATCAAAAGCTCGAGCGGTCGGCCGGTGAGCGCCCGCTCCAAGATCACGGTGGACACCTCTTCCGCGGTCAGTGCCCGAGCGCCGCTGAAGGTGAGCGCGGCTTCGCTGCGGGGCAGCTGCACGTCGAGCATGGGTGTGGCCACGGCTCCCGGGCAGACGGTGGTGACGAACACGCCGTCGGACGATACACTTTGGCGACCTCGAAGATGACCTCGACGGTCTTCTTCTGCTTCGCGGCCGGCGGAAGATCGCCGAAGGGATCTTGGAGCCAGGCTAAAGGAGGCTTGGCCGCCCAGGCGGGCGGCGCATCTCCGCCCGCATCAGCGTCGCCTCCACCCTCGGCGGCACCCACATCCCCGGCGACCGGCGCCACGCGGAGCTCCGATGCGGGCGGCGGGGAAATCCCGATCGACGGCTCGGGTGACTCTGCTCTGGCAGCGGGCTCGGGAGCCCGAGCGGTTGCAGCGCATGCCGTACACATGACTGACAGCCAGGTCCAACGTCTGGAGACAGCAGAGCTCATGCGGTGTGAGCAACGGATAGCACGTCGGTGTTCAAAGGAGCTCCTGTTGGGAGGTGGCTTCGCGGCTCTTGCGCCCCGCGCGAGCGTGGAGCTTGGCTAAAACTCACGGTTCGACTTGGTGCACCGAGACTCCTGCCGTAGGACGCGAGGACGCATGCGACGCATCCTGCTTCTCTCCACGCTCTCGCTCCTCGCCTGTGCGCACGAGCCGCGGCCCGTCAACGCGCCGGTGCCCGAGCGGCGCGCAGAGCCGAACGCGCAGGCCCCGCAGCCGGGCGATCCCGGCCTGCCGCCGCCCGTCGCAGCCTTCGATGGGCAGGCCACCTATTATTCGGACGCACTCGCCGGGCGTAAGACCGCGAGCGGCGAGCGCTACGATCCCAATGCCCTCACCGCAGCGCACCGCAAGCTGGCCTTCGGCACCATGGTCCGCGTGACCCGGCTCGATACCGGGCGGAGTGTGGTCGTGCGCATCACCGACCGTGGGCCCTTCGGCAACGAAAAGCGGATCATCGACGTGTCGAAGGCCGCGGCTCGGGAGCTCGACATGTTGCGGGCCGGGGTCGTGGCGGTGCGGGTCGAAGTGCTCGCGTCTCCCTGAAACTCGTCTCCACCGTAGCCACGCCGGCCGGGCCCCGCTAAGTTTCGGCGCCATGAGCGAGGGTGGACACGAGCCGCACGAACCGTACATTCCGGCGAAGGCCAAGCTCCCGGAGCTGACCCCGCTGCCGCTCATCGTCGGCACGCTGCTCGGCATGGTGTTCGGCGCTTCCTCCCTCTACCTGGTGTTGAAGGTCGGGCTCACCGTAAGCGCTTCGATCCCGGTCGCCGTGATCTCGATCACCTTGTTCCGCCTGCTCTCGAAGTTCGGGGTGCGGAACGCCACCATCCTCGAGAACAACGTGGTGCAGACCGCGGGCTCGGCCGGCGAGTCCATCGCGTTCGGCGTCGGTGTGACCATGCCGGCAATCATGATCCTCGGGTTCGATCTCGAGGTGACGCGGGTCACGCTGGTCGCGGTGCTGGGCGGCTTGCTCGGGATCTTGATGATGATCCCACTGCGGCGCGCGCTGATCGTGGAGCAGCACGGCTCCCTCAAGTACCCGGAGGGCACGGCCTGCGCCGAGGTGCTCAAGGCAGGCGCGAGCGACGAGTCCCGTGCGGCGGCGCACTCCGAAGGCGCGCCCGCAGATCCGGTGGAGACGGGCGGCGGCAAGACCATCTTCGCCGGGTTCGGCATCGGGCTCGCTTACAAGGCCGCGATGGTGGCGTTCCGTGCGTGGAAAGACGTGCCGGAGAAGGTCTTCACCTCGACGCTCAAGGCCGGCAGTGTGTCGGCGGAGATCTCCCCGGAGCTCTTGGGTGTCGGCTACATCATTGGCCCGCGCATCTCGGCCATCATGTGCGCTGGCGGCGTGCTCGCTTACCTGGTGCTGATCCCGGCGATCAAGTTCTTCGGTGAGGGCATGACGTCTGCGCTGCCGCCCGGAACGATCCCGATCCGAGACATGAGCCCGCACCAGATCCGCGGCGCCTACGTGCTCTACATCGGCGCGGGCGCCGTGGCCGCGGGCGGAATCGTCAGCCTGCTGCGCTCGATTCCGACGATCTGGCAGGGCATCAAGGGTGGACTGAGTGACCTGCGCGGCTCGAAGCAGGCCGTCGGTGAGCGACTGCGGACCGATCAGGATCTTCCGATGAAGACCGTGCTGATCGGCGTCGTTGTGCTGGTCACCGCCATCACCCTGGCGCCGTCGCTCCAGATGAACGTGCTCGGTGCGGTGTTGATCGTCGTGCTGGGCTTTCTGTTCGTGACGGTCAGCTCGCGGCTGACGGGTGAGATCGGCTCTTCTTCCAACCCCATCTCCGGCATGACGGTGGCAACACTGCTGCTCACGTGCGGTGTGTTCCTGCTGCTCGGTTGGACTGCGCCTCCCTACTACGTGACCGCCCTCAGCGTCGGCGCCATCGTCTGTATTGCTGCGTCCAACGGCGGCACGACGTCGCAAGATCTCAAGACCGGATTTCTGGTGGGTTCGACGCCGAAGTATCAGCAGTACGCCATCCTCGTCGGCGCGTTGGCCTCGGCGCTGGCGCTCGGGCCGATCTTGCTGCGGTTGAACGACGCCGCCACCGTCTATGTGCCTCAGGCGACCTTCGAGAAGGTCACACCCGTCGTCGTTGCGGACGAGGTGCTCGCGGCACTGCCGGTGTGGGGCGGAGAGGCGCCGGAGACGGGCAAGAGCTTCCGCAAATTGCAGCAGCAGGAGGAGGGCGGCGCCGCGGTAGGGCCGCGTGTGCCGGGGCTCGCCGCGGGCAGCTACGTGGTCGACGCGGCGTCGAAGCAAGTGACGTACAAGGTCGAGGAGACCTTTCCGGCCGGGCTCAGCACCGATCCCAGCGCTCTAGATCGTCGCGAGCAGCTCAGCGGGCCGCAGGCCAAATCGGACTCCGCAAACTATCGCATCTGGCAGAAGACGAGCGCGGAGGGCGGTCCTTCGGGGAAGTACCTCGTGAACGACGCGGGTCGCGCGGTCTACCTGGTCGATCCGGGCATCAACGGCACTCACAACGTGCGGCCCGACGGCAGCAAGGTGACCAAGTTCGACGCGCCCAAGGCGACGCTGATGTCGTACATCATCAAAGGGATCCTGAACCGCGAGCTGCCCTGGGGCCTGGTGCTCATCGGCGTCATGATCTCGCTGGCGCTGGAGCTCTCCGGCATTCCGTCACTGGCATTCGCGGTGGGCGTGTACCTGCCCATCTCCTCGTCGACACCAATCCTCGCGGGAGGGCTGGTGCGCTACCTGGCAGATCGCCAGATCCAGAAGCGTTTTGCCGGAAAGAACCTGACGGAGGAGCAGCTGACGGCCGAGACGGACAAGAGTCCTGGCGTGCTCCTGTCCAGCGGTTACATCGCCGGTGGTGCGATCGCGGGCATCGTGATCGCGTTCGTTGCCGGTGTCATGGGCGACGTACAGACGCGCATCGACGAGTGGGCGAAGCACAACAACCCGCTGTTCGAAGGCCCCTACGCGGACGTGCTGAGCATGATCCCGTTCTTGGGAGTGGCGGCGCTTCTCTACTTCATCGCCGTGAGAACATCGAAGCCCGCGGCCGAGCGCGTCTGAAGTTCAGGGCCCGATGATCTTGGCGTTCGCGCCGAGGGCCGACTTCTTGCCCGTGACCTTGGTGCCCTGGAAGGTGATCTGCGCGCTGCCCATGGCCTGAGCGGCCGTGTTCTTGGCGGTGACGCTGCCGCCCTTCATCGTGATCTTTGCGTTGGACATCGCCGAAATGCCGTCCGGCGCGGTGATGTTCACGTTCGACAGCTCGAGCTTGCAGTTGCCGATGGCGCTGATGGCTTCGCCGCTGGCAATCGTCGCGGTCACGCCCTCGAGCTTGACGTTGTCGTTGCCCGAACACGAGAACTTGCTCTTGCCATCCCAGGTTGCGGCCTTGCCGGCACCGGTGGGTGCATTGCCCCCGGTGGCCGTACGGAAGATGTAGAAGGCGAGCCCGAGCAGACCGACGATGACGATGCCAACGATGACGCAACCGATGCCGTACCAGATGATCTCGGTCTTGACCTTGTCCTTGACCTGATTCTTCAGGCCGTCGGTGTCGATGCCACCGTCGGTGCTGGCCTTGATCTTGAACCCGCCGACGTTGATCTTGGCCGCGTACTCGTAGTTGCGTGGATCCAGCTTCTCTTGGGCGCGCTGGGCGAAGGCGTTCTGCATCGCCGTCATCGGATCCGGAGGCATTGGTGCGCCCATGCCCGGCCCGGCGGCATACGGGTTCTGGACGTTCACGCTGAGCTGCAGATCAGCGATCTGCACGCCGGGTAGCTGCGCCGAGGCCGCGGCGATGATGTCGTTGACGAAGTACGGAAGGCTGCCCGCGATGGTCGGGATCGCGACCTGGTTCGACGCGAGTTTCTGCCCGATCACCGAGGTGATGGCCGCGAGCAGCGCCGCCTGGACCTGCGGCAGGTAGGCGTTCGGGTCACCGGGGGCGGCGAAGCTGAACGTTCCTTGAGCGGTCCCTCCGACGGACTGCCCCGAGGTCGGATCGTTGAACGGACCAATGTTGCCACCAAGCTGTGCCGGATGCATCGCGCGCCTCCCTGAAGGGGCGCGACATTACACGAATCGGTCGAAACGAAAGCGCTCAATTCTGGGTTGCTGGGGGCCAGCAGGAATTCTGGGCTCTCCCGCCGCCCGCCGGCCGGCGCCGTCGCCGGCACCCCCCGCCAGGGTGCGGGCTTCAGAGCTTGCCGGCGTGAGCCCGGAGGAGCGCGTAGATCTCGTCCTTGATCGACAAACGCTTCTTCTTCAACTCCTCGAACGCGAAGTCCGACATCGGGACGTCGGCTTCCTCAGCCTTCACGACCTCCGAATTGCAGCGCGAGTATTCTTCGAACAGCTGTCGAAACTTCGCGTCACGCTCGCGGAGCTCGGTGATCAGTTGTACGTGATCGGGAAACTCGTGTGCCAGGTCGTGCGGTTCTACGTACATGTTTCTCTCCTCTTGGGGGGCGCCGTGGGTGAACGTCAGTGGCCCTCGGCGCGGCGCTTCTTGTACTCGTCGGCGAGTCGTTGTTGAATCGTGTCGGGCACCTGTTCGTAGTGGCTGAGTGCAACCGCGTAGCTGCCATCACCCCCCGTCATGGACTTGAGGCGACCCTCGAAGTCGGCCATTTCGGCCATGGGCACGATGGCGGTCAACTCCACGCGACCGAGCGGCAGCGACTGGTTGCCGGTGATGCGGCCGCGGCGGTGCGAAAAATCGCCGCTCAGGTCCCCGACCAGCGCGGCCTGCGCGCGGACCTGGACCTCGAGCAGCGGCTCGAGCACCACGGGCGCTGCCTGCATGACACACTCCAGCATCGCGTAGCGCCCCGCAGTGATGAACGCGACCTCCTTCGAGTCCACCGCGTGGGTCTTGCCGTCGAACAGCGCGACGCGCACGTCGGAAATGGGGAACCCGGCCACCGCGCCCTCGGCCATGGCCTGGCGCACGCCCTTCTCCACCGCGGGGATGAACTGGCCCGGGATCACTCCGCCCTTGATCTCGTCGACGAACTCGAAGCCCGCGCCGCGCTCCAGGGGTTCGACCCGGATCGCGACCTCGCCGAATTGCCCGGCGCCGCCCGTCTGTTTTCTGTGGCGGTAGCGCGACTCGGACCGCCCGGCAATGGTCTCACGGTACGGAATTGCGGGCAGGCGTGTGCTGACTTGCACGTTGTAACGAGTGCGAAGCTGTTCCACGACGGTGCGCAGATGCAGCTCCCCGAGGCCTCGGATGATGGTCTCATTGGACTCGGCGTTGTGCTCGACCGAAAGTGACGGGTCCTCGTCGAGCAAACGATGCAGCGCGTCCGAGAGCTTCTGCTCGTCGCCGTGCCGCTCTGGCAACAGCGCGAGCCCGAACACCGGTTGTGGGAACGGTGGAGGTACCAGGTGGAACTCGTCCTCGTCGTGGGAGTCGTGAAGCACGGCGTCCCGGTGGATGGTGTCGACACGCGCGACGGCACAGATGTCACCCGGGATGGCGCGCTCGATCTCGAGCTGCTCTTTGCCCTGCAGGCGCAAGAGGTGAGACACCTTGAATGGTTTGCGCGAATCGCCGATGTAGAGCTGGCTATTTTGCTCCACCGTCCCCTGGTAGACGCGGAAAATCGAGAGCTTGCCGCGGAACGGGTCGTTGATGATCTCGAACACGTGAGCCACCACGTGTCGCTCCGGGTCGGCCACCACTTCCACGCGAGTCGCGCTCGCGCCCTCGCCCTTCATGAACTTCGGCGGGTTGCCCTCGGTCGGGTCCGGCATCAGACGCGCGAGCACGTCGAGCAGCTCGCGGGTACCGGCGCCGCTCTCGGCCGACACGAAACAGACCGGGATCAGCGCTCCTTGTCGCAGCGCGGCTTCGAAGGCGTCGTGCAGCTGCTCGGGCGCGAGCTCCTCGCCCTGGCCGAGGTACAGCTCCATCAGCGCGTCGTCGAGCGCAACGACCTGATCGACGATGGCCTCGTGCGCCACTGCCACGCTGGAGAAGGCCGTCTTCTTGTCGGTGTCCGGCGCGAAAAAGCAGTCAATGACACTGTGGCCGTCTGCGGACGGGAGGTTCAGTGGCAGGCACACCTTGCCGAACGTTTCGACGAGCTCCCCCATTAGCGCTTCGAAGTTTCCGGCCGCGTCCATCTTGTTGACGATCAACATCCGGCACAGCCCCTCGGATGCCCGCATCGCCCTGCGCGTGACCGCACCAACCCCCGCTTCCGCATTGATCACGATCGCCGCGGTCTCCACGGCTTCGAGGGCTTCGAACGCTCGGCCCAAGAAGTCCGGGGTGCCGGGGGTGTCGAGCAGGTTCACGAAGTGGTCGGCCCACTCGAGGTGAGCGATGCTCACGTTCAGTGAATGGCCCAGCGACTTCTCCAGCGGGTCGAAGTCACTGACGGTGTCACCGCGGGCGATCGTGCCCATCGATTTGATGACCTTGGCCTCGAGCAACAGGCGCTCGAGCAGGGTGGTCTTGCCGCAGCCGGCCTGTCCCAAGAGGGCGATGTTCCGGAGGGCGTGAGGGGAAGATGGTTTCATCGGGTCGTGGCTCCTCTTGGGCGAGACGACCCCTGAAAGCACATCTCGTGCACAACTTCGTTCCGACCGGGGACAGGCGAAATTCCCGCGTTCTTGCGGGGTCAGGAGTGGGTCGCAGCGGGAAATTCGCGAAGGGTTTGCGCGCTTCGGCCCGCGGCCCGCAGTGAGGTCGCAGGACGTGCGGCTTCGAGGCGCGCTGGCTATCAGGCAGCTCGGAATGATCGTATAGGCGCGCGTCATGTCGAGGTCGCTTCTTCCCGCATTTTTGCTGATTTTCTCC from Myxococcales bacterium includes the following:
- a CDS encoding DUF1287 domain-containing protein — encoded protein: MNGRTRGLMLFAVSVCVGCARGGEPPAGKAPAFSRPAAPARMSQTGSKAANAPSARTAAIRSAAPEPALGVEDRGVFPDLDARVQLPAPPAGKVLSAIVDERHQLLVVYVDAWPYKVYPLGGEAELTVGKFSLAMRAGDRAELVGAELGLRRLGSSEAAPPGDFDGDGIPDPLDVLIGAHKTVLDGAEYDDGYFSLKYPNGDPPRSRGACVDVIVRAVRNAGVDLQAGVISDERAVPELYGVKHPDPSIDHRRVKNAITYFKRHWVPHSRELADVNDPIRPGDVVFLDTFPSRPGPDHVGIVSQESGSSGYPLVINLWTFGYKTQAMDLLESVPVTHRFRFPSRAPS
- a CDS encoding oligopeptide transporter, OPT family, which translates into the protein MSEGGHEPHEPYIPAKAKLPELTPLPLIVGTLLGMVFGASSLYLVLKVGLTVSASIPVAVISITLFRLLSKFGVRNATILENNVVQTAGSAGESIAFGVGVTMPAIMILGFDLEVTRVTLVAVLGGLLGILMMIPLRRALIVEQHGSLKYPEGTACAEVLKAGASDESRAAAHSEGAPADPVETGGGKTIFAGFGIGLAYKAAMVAFRAWKDVPEKVFTSTLKAGSVSAEISPELLGVGYIIGPRISAIMCAGGVLAYLVLIPAIKFFGEGMTSALPPGTIPIRDMSPHQIRGAYVLYIGAGAVAAGGIVSLLRSIPTIWQGIKGGLSDLRGSKQAVGERLRTDQDLPMKTVLIGVVVLVTAITLAPSLQMNVLGAVLIVVLGFLFVTVSSRLTGEIGSSSNPISGMTVATLLLTCGVFLLLGWTAPPYYVTALSVGAIVCIAASNGGTTSQDLKTGFLVGSTPKYQQYAILVGALASALALGPILLRLNDAATVYVPQATFEKVTPVVVADEVLAALPVWGGEAPETGKSFRKLQQQEEGGAAVGPRVPGLAAGSYVVDAASKQVTYKVEETFPAGLSTDPSALDRREQLSGPQAKSDSANYRIWQKTSAEGGPSGKYLVNDAGRAVYLVDPGINGTHNVRPDGSKVTKFDAPKATLMSYIIKGILNRELPWGLVLIGVMISLALELSGIPSLAFAVGVYLPISSSTPILAGGLVRYLADRQIQKRFAGKNLTEEQLTAETDKSPGVLLSSGYIAGGAIAGIVIAFVAGVMGDVQTRIDEWAKHNNPLFEGPYADVLSMIPFLGVAALLYFIAVRTSKPAAERV
- a CDS encoding septal ring lytic transglycosylase RlpA family protein; amino-acid sequence: MRRILLLSTLSLLACAHEPRPVNAPVPERRAEPNAQAPQPGDPGLPPPVAAFDGQATYYSDALAGRKTASGERYDPNALTAAHRKLAFGTMVRVTRLDTGRSVVVRITDRGPFGNEKRIIDVSKAAARELDMLRAGVVAVRVEVLASP
- a CDS encoding elongation factor G, with translation MKPSSPHALRNIALLGQAGCGKTTLLERLLLEAKVIKSMGTIARGDTVSDFDPLEKSLGHSLNVSIAHLEWADHFVNLLDTPGTPDFLGRAFEALEAVETAAIVINAEAGVGAVTRRAMRASEGLCRMLIVNKMDAAGNFEALMGELVETFGKVCLPLNLPSADGHSVIDCFFAPDTDKKTAFSSVAVAHEAIVDQVVALDDALMELYLGQGEELAPEQLHDAFEAALRQGALIPVCFVSAESGAGTRELLDVLARLMPDPTEGNPPKFMKGEGASATRVEVVADPERHVVAHVFEIINDPFRGKLSIFRVYQGTVEQNSQLYIGDSRKPFKVSHLLRLQGKEQLEIERAIPGDICAVARVDTIHRDAVLHDSHDEDEFHLVPPPFPQPVFGLALLPERHGDEQKLSDALHRLLDEDPSLSVEHNAESNETIIRGLGELHLRTVVEQLRTRYNVQVSTRLPAIPYRETIAGRSESRYRHRKQTGGAGQFGEVAIRVEPLERGAGFEFVDEIKGGVIPGQFIPAVEKGVRQAMAEGAVAGFPISDVRVALFDGKTHAVDSKEVAFITAGRYAMLECVMQAAPVVLEPLLEVQVRAQAALVGDLSGDFSHRRGRITGNQSLPLGRVELTAIVPMAEMADFEGRLKSMTGGDGSYAVALSHYEQVPDTIQQRLADEYKKRRAEGH
- a CDS encoding DUF465 domain-containing protein, producing the protein MYVEPHDLAHEFPDHVQLITELRERDAKFRQLFEEYSRCNSEVVKAEEADVPMSDFAFEELKKKRLSIKDEIYALLRAHAGKL